One region of Microbacterium rhizosphaerae genomic DNA includes:
- a CDS encoding WhiB family transcriptional regulator has protein sequence MGVSQYRSGAPEDWFVDPVDLGVPGVRRLDAVRKPRPEDDDALAWQTDALCAQTDPEAFFPEKGGSTRDAKRICTSCDVRSECLEYALRNDERFGIWGGLSERERRKLKRRA, from the coding sequence ATGGGGGTCTCACAATATCGCTCCGGTGCACCTGAGGACTGGTTCGTCGATCCAGTCGACCTCGGCGTTCCCGGTGTGCGGCGTTTGGATGCGGTGCGCAAACCGCGTCCGGAGGACGACGATGCGCTCGCCTGGCAGACCGACGCGCTCTGCGCGCAGACCGATCCGGAGGCGTTCTTCCCGGAGAAGGGCGGCTCCACACGCGACGCGAAGCGCATCTGCACCTCGTGCGACGTGCGGTCGGAATGCCTCGAGTACGCGCTGCGCAACGACGAGCGGTTCGGCATCTGGGGAGGACTGAGCGAGCGCGAGCGGCGCAAGCTCAAGCGTCGCGCGTGA